One segment of Rhodopirellula bahusiensis DNA contains the following:
- a CDS encoding NAD(P)/FAD-dependent oxidoreductase, with amino-acid sequence MSDSESFTETLIIGGGLAGLTCGRVLADAGREFRILEATDRVGGRVRSDVVDGFTLDHGFQVLLTAYPACQQFLDYDALRLCSFEPGALVRQKGQFRLLGDPWRRPARAIASAMNPVGSLVDKLRIAKLRRASLRGSLQDLYERSSTSTQDRLQSDGFSERIIDQFFRPFLGGVFLDESLSVSSRMLEFVFRMFAGGEIAIPADGMGAIPRQLAEGLPRGSIQYQTTVQSVEPLSESEWTAFEGESPDHARHRVVLSDGAAVMCRHLVIATPAGAAARLLGMDSMATPWLGTTNLYYAADRSPDSHRTLMLRGDESGPIQSAVVLSDVAPTYAPPGKALISVSVDSNHEPADGLDDEALDSRVRSQLKDWFGEDAMRWRLLRVFHVPYSLPKMSLDTIVKSPAWEDWRRANSADGNVSEPETQSSGMPSADDDGASQSRASQSRASQSRAGQSRAGQSRAGVWIAGDHCQTPSIQGAMDSGRIAAEHLLLNQ; translated from the coding sequence ATGAGTGATTCGGAATCATTCACTGAAACGTTGATCATTGGTGGAGGATTGGCCGGGCTGACTTGTGGTCGCGTGTTGGCGGATGCCGGTCGCGAATTTCGAATCTTGGAAGCAACCGATCGTGTGGGCGGACGGGTTCGCAGCGATGTGGTGGACGGGTTCACGCTCGATCATGGCTTTCAAGTTCTGTTGACCGCGTACCCGGCTTGTCAGCAATTCTTGGACTACGACGCGCTGCGATTGTGTTCGTTTGAGCCCGGAGCCTTGGTCCGGCAAAAGGGGCAATTCCGACTCTTGGGTGATCCCTGGCGCAGGCCCGCGCGTGCGATTGCGTCCGCGATGAACCCGGTTGGTTCCTTGGTCGATAAGCTGCGGATTGCGAAGCTGCGACGGGCGAGTTTGCGTGGTTCCCTGCAAGATTTGTATGAGCGATCGTCGACGTCGACCCAGGATCGCTTGCAGTCGGATGGCTTCAGCGAACGGATCATCGACCAGTTCTTTCGGCCTTTCCTGGGCGGAGTTTTCTTGGACGAATCGCTGTCTGTCAGCAGCCGAATGTTGGAGTTCGTTTTTCGGATGTTTGCCGGCGGCGAAATCGCGATTCCCGCCGATGGGATGGGGGCGATCCCGCGTCAATTAGCCGAGGGATTGCCGCGTGGATCGATTCAATATCAAACCACGGTGCAGTCGGTCGAACCGCTGTCTGAATCCGAGTGGACCGCGTTTGAGGGTGAGTCGCCGGATCACGCCAGGCACCGGGTGGTGCTGTCCGATGGTGCAGCGGTGATGTGCAGGCATCTGGTGATCGCGACGCCCGCGGGAGCGGCGGCGAGGTTGTTGGGGATGGATTCCATGGCGACTCCGTGGCTGGGCACCACCAATTTGTATTACGCCGCGGACCGGTCACCGGATTCTCATCGGACGCTGATGTTGCGAGGCGATGAGTCGGGGCCGATTCAGAGTGCGGTTGTGTTGAGCGATGTTGCGCCGACGTACGCACCGCCTGGAAAAGCGTTGATATCGGTCAGTGTCGACAGCAATCACGAGCCAGCGGATGGTTTGGACGATGAGGCCCTCGATTCGCGTGTGCGATCGCAATTGAAAGATTGGTTTGGTGAGGACGCGATGCGGTGGCGATTGCTGCGTGTTTTTCATGTCCCGTATTCGCTGCCCAAGATGTCGCTGGACACGATTGTGAAGTCACCCGCGTGGGAAGATTGGCGGCGGGCGAACTCGGCAGATGGCAATGTGTCTGAACCCGAAACGCAATCCAGCGGAATGCCTTCTGCTGATGACGACGGGGCAAGCCAGAGCAGGGCAAGCCAGAGCAGGGCAAGCCAGAGCAGGGCAGGGCAGAGCAGGGCAGGGCAGAGCAGGGCAGGGGTGTGGATCGCAGGCGACCACTGCCAAACGCCCAGCATTCAAGGGGCCATGGACAGTGGTCGAATTGCTGCCGAGCATTTGCTTTTGAATCAGTGA
- a CDS encoding RAD55 family ATPase, translating to MSQRLQTGIPALDEMLGGGLLPGTMTVVLGATGIGKTQLGIQFAKHGQLQEGQRGVVFDLTARGDSQNHFEYAERLGEWQLSEASADEPVILSEVWDREKTRRDSMHLFRDSGRRVTSSDMDADDWRRWSYERAKKLDRAIAFFYGNFAHGVRRVVIDGVEPVDRAAESIQFELIEYIQNQILRKEHDWLARDLFRVHFRENADRIEAHAYDHRTLGSLLLATSHEVMLDDLIARPIQSGDVLSNANTIILMGKTRDGNKMGRALCVAKHRGSFCEESIVPYRISEDGLVVGDDV from the coding sequence ATGAGTCAGAGACTGCAAACAGGAATCCCAGCCTTGGACGAGATGCTGGGAGGAGGCTTGTTGCCCGGGACGATGACTGTCGTTCTGGGAGCAACCGGAATCGGCAAAACACAGCTTGGCATCCAGTTCGCCAAGCACGGGCAGCTTCAGGAAGGCCAGCGCGGTGTTGTGTTTGATCTGACCGCCCGAGGTGATTCTCAAAATCACTTCGAGTATGCGGAGCGGCTGGGTGAATGGCAGTTGTCCGAGGCGTCCGCCGACGAACCTGTCATTCTGAGTGAAGTATGGGACCGCGAAAAAACGCGTCGCGACAGCATGCATCTGTTTCGCGATTCAGGCCGCCGAGTCACTTCCTCGGACATGGACGCGGATGATTGGCGTCGTTGGTCGTACGAGCGGGCCAAGAAGCTGGACCGCGCGATTGCATTTTTCTACGGCAACTTCGCTCACGGTGTCCGGCGGGTTGTGATCGATGGGGTGGAACCGGTGGATCGGGCGGCTGAGTCGATTCAATTCGAGCTGATCGAATACATCCAGAATCAAATCCTGCGTAAGGAACATGATTGGCTGGCCAGGGATCTGTTTCGGGTTCATTTTCGAGAAAATGCCGATCGGATTGAGGCTCATGCCTACGATCATCGAACGCTGGGAAGCCTGTTGCTGGCGACTTCGCACGAGGTCATGTTGGACGACTTGATCGCTCGGCCAATTCAGAGTGGGGACGTGCTGTCCAATGCCAACACGATCATTTTGATGGGCAAGACTCGCGACGGAAATAAGATGGGACGGGCCCTTTGTGTCGCGAAACATCGAGGCAGTTTCTGCGAGGAATCGATCGTTCCGTACCGAATTTCCGAAGACGGTTTGGTCGTTGGCGACGACGTTTGA